A genomic window from Salvia splendens isolate huo1 chromosome 11, SspV2, whole genome shotgun sequence includes:
- the LOC121754731 gene encoding cytosolic sulfotransferase 5-like, whose translation MWHFYNAIVVMGGQEPVSLDEAVDGFCSGVHPFGPFSDHAAEYWLESRRWPEKVLFVMYEEMKSDPKREVSRIAEFMGRPLTKEGEAEELLWRCSLERLKNLEVNSTGHDVGPMPNAAFFRKGQVGDYKNYLTSQMEERIHQTVGLKLEALGLFF comes from the coding sequence atgTGGCACTTCTATAATGCCATAGTGGTTATGGGCGGTCAAGAGCCGGTGTCGCTTGACGAGGCTGTGGATGGCTTCTGCTCCGGCGTGCATCCCTTCGGCCCCTTCTCAGATCACGCGGCAGAGTACTGGCTGGAGAGCAGGAGATGGCCGGAGAAGGTGTTGTTCGTCATGTATGAGGAGATGAAATCGGACCCAAAGAGGGAGGTTTCAAGGATTGCTGAGTTTATGGGGAGGCCGTTGACGAAGGAAGGAGAGGCGGAGGAGCTTTTGTGGAGGTGCAGTTTGGAGAGGCTTAAGAATTTGGAGGTGAATTCGACTGGACATGATGTGGGACCCATGCCCAATGCTGCATTTTTTAGGAAGGGTCAAGTTGGAGATTACAAGAATTATTTGACGTCTCAAATGGAAGAACGGATTCATCAAACCGTCGGCCTAAAGCTTGAGGCGTTAGGCCTCTTTTTCTAG
- the LOC121755995 gene encoding 26S proteasome regulatory subunit 6A homolog yields the protein MATPMLEDNFDDDQLSSMTTEDITRASRLLDNEIRILKEELQRTNLELESFREKIKENQEKIKLNKQLPYLVGNIVEILEMNPEEEAEEDGANIDLDSQRKGKCVVLKTSTRQTIFLPVVGLVDPDTLKPGDLVGVNKDSYLILDTLPSEYDSRVKAMEVDEKPTEDYNDVGGLEKQIQELVEAIVLPMTHKERFQKLGVRPPKGVLLYGPPGTGKTLMARACAAQTNATFLKLAGPQLVQMFIGDGAKLVRDAFQLAKEKSPCIIFIDEIDAIGTKRFDSEVSGDREVQRTMLELLNQLDGFSSDDRIKVIAATNRADILDPALMRSGRLDRKIEFPHPTEEARARILQIHSRKMNVHPDVNFEELARSTDDFNGAQLKAVCVEAGMLALRRDATEVNHEDFNEGIIQVQAKKKASLNYYA from the exons ATGGCGACGCCCATGTTGGAGGACAATTTCGACGACGACCAGCTCTCCTCCATGACTACCGAGGACATTACTCGCGCCTCTCGTCTTCTTGATAACGAAATCCGTATTCTCAAG GAAGAGTTACAGAGGACGAATCTGGAGTTGGAGTCGTTCCGCGAGAAGATTAAAGAGAATCAGGAAAAAATCAAGCTGAATAAGCAGCTTCCTTACTTGGTCGGAAACATTGTGGAG ATATTGGAAATGAACCCAGAGGAAGAAGCTGAAGAAGATGGTGCAAATATTGATCTCGATTCACAAAGGAAGGGCAAATGTGTTGTGCTAAAAACATCTACACGCCAG ACAATTTTCTTGCCTGTGGTCGGTTTGGTCGATCCTGACACGTTGAAGCCTGGAGATCTTGTTGGAGTAAACAAAGACAGTTATCTCATATTGGATACTTTGCCATCCGAGTATGACTCTCGTGTTAAGGCTATGGAGGTTGATGAGAAACCAACTGAGGACTACAATGATGTTGGTGGCTTGGAGAAACAG ATTCAAGAGTTGGTTGAGGCAATTGTGTTGCCAATGACACACAAAGAGAGATTTCAGAAGTTAGGAGTTCGCCCACCAAAAGGAGTCCTTCTTTACGGTCCTCCTGGAACTGGGAAAACTCTGATGGCCCGTGCATGTGCAGCCCAAACAAATGCCACTTTTTTAAAGCTAGCAGGTCCCCAACTCGTTCAG aTGTTCATTGGAGATGGAGCAAAGCTTGTACGTGATGCTTTCCAACTTGCTAAAGAAAAATCACCCTGCATCATTTTTATCGATGAGATAGATGCTATTGGTACAAAGCGTTTTGATAG TGAAGTAAGTGGTGACAGAGAAGTTCAAAGAACCATGTTAGAATTGCTCAACCAACTTGATGGTTTTAGCAGCGATGATCGGATAAAG GTAATAGCAGCAACAAATCGAGCCGATATTTTAGACCCTGCTTTGATGCGGTCTGGTCGATTGGATCGTAAAATAGAATTTCCTCACCCTACTGAGGAAGCAAGGGCTCGCATTTTGCAG ATTCATTCCAGAAAAATGAATGTTCATCCTGATGTCAACTTTGAGGAGCTTGCTCGCTCAACAGATGACTTCAATGGGGCTCAACTTAAAGCTGTTTGCGTGGAAGCAGGCATGTTAGCACTTCGCCGTGATGCCACTGAG GTTAACCATGAAGATTTCAATGAAGGCATCATCCAAGTTCAAGCGAAAAAGAAAGCCAGCTTGAATTACTATGCTTAG